In a genomic window of Syntrophorhabdaceae bacterium:
- the truB gene encoding tRNA pseudouridine(55) synthase TruB has protein sequence MNGFLIIDKSSGMSSYDVIRRLKRIRSFKKIGYIGTLDRNATGILPVAIDEAVKLIPFLENGRKTYKATILLGTTTDTLDIEGTVLSVVETEPFDIERLKNGLTRFEGKITQQIPAYSSKKVNRKPLYKWARAGVAMEPQTKEVEIFDVHLLDYAHPYVTIEVSCSKGTYIRALAQEFGADLGCGATLHALKRTRHGEFAEGMCVDLDRINIEQDVVNSLISLEDVLKYVKETVLEPPLEKFLRQGMPVPLLGTRSEWLHGELTRIFNAKGDLIAIGTADTLSRTIKIKRLINN, from the coding sequence GTGAACGGTTTTCTAATAATCGATAAAAGCTCCGGAATGTCATCTTATGATGTGATACGGAGGCTTAAGAGAATCCGGTCTTTTAAGAAGATCGGCTACATAGGCACCCTCGACAGGAATGCGACGGGGATTCTGCCGGTGGCTATCGACGAAGCAGTGAAGCTGATCCCTTTTCTCGAGAACGGCCGAAAAACATATAAAGCGACGATTCTCCTCGGCACTACCACGGATACGCTCGATATAGAAGGCACGGTGCTCTCGGTTGTGGAGACCGAGCCCTTTGATATAGAACGCCTGAAAAACGGACTCACCAGGTTTGAGGGTAAAATCACCCAGCAGATTCCCGCCTATTCTTCAAAGAAGGTAAACCGAAAGCCTCTCTACAAGTGGGCAAGAGCGGGCGTCGCCATGGAGCCTCAGACCAAAGAGGTCGAGATATTCGATGTCCATCTCCTCGATTACGCCCATCCCTACGTCACCATTGAAGTATCGTGCTCGAAGGGCACCTATATCAGGGCACTCGCTCAGGAATTCGGGGCGGACCTCGGCTGCGGCGCAACCCTTCATGCACTCAAACGCACCAGGCATGGCGAGTTCGCCGAAGGGATGTGTGTGGACCTCGATCGCATAAATATCGAGCAGGACGTGGTAAACAGTTTAATATCATTAGAGGATGTGTTAAAATACGTGAAGGAGACCGTTTTGGAGCCGCCTTTGGAGAAATTTCTGAGACAGGGTATGCCTGTTCCGCTCCTCGGAACCAGGTCGGAGTGGCTTCACGGCGAGTTGACGAGGATTTTCAATGCAAAAGGGGATCTTATTGCGATAGGTACTGCGGATACGCTCTCACGAACGATAAAAATAAAACGACTGATTAATAATTAA
- the rpsO gene encoding 30S ribosomal protein S15, with protein sequence MSLTPGQKSAVIEGYKIHEKDTGSPEVQIALLTERIKTLTEHFKVYSKDHNSRRGLLVLVGSRRRLLNYLKDTNVDRYKKLIERLGLRK encoded by the coding sequence ATGTCACTTACCCCTGGACAAAAATCTGCTGTTATAGAGGGTTACAAAATCCACGAGAAAGATACCGGCTCGCCGGAGGTCCAGATTGCCCTTCTCACGGAACGGATCAAGACTCTCACGGAACACTTCAAGGTTTATTCGAAAGACCACAATTCGAGAAGAGGTCTTCTCGTGCTGGTGGGAAGCAGAAGAAGGCTTCTCAACTATCTGAAGGATACCAATGTGGATCGTTATAAAAAACTCATCGAGAGGCTCGGTTTAAGAAAATAA